From Halotia branconii CENA392, the proteins below share one genomic window:
- a CDS encoding acetate--CoA ligase family protein has product MIQEKSTSLARINARKTDVFDIFNLRHYIGSNPYLDKGALVFDFSLVENREPLPIEDYISQIGDRYPHLGEQTYESYAHLFARVASEVGKLDMGLHLNHWDIKVCPKFVRICIQSLHERTSREVVYFVWDWFEAITQDERFLFDERLVKLQSRFRQSVYGGPTVYALLRTASQKGIPTFYLWEEGLMQYGLGKNHVRGVATTFDCDSHIDSDFTTRKDDCKAFLQTLGFPVPGGDIVLFEKEALALAREIGYPVAVKPVVGHKGIGVTAGVQDAKELKSAYDRALAAIPEDQPTRIIVEKSISGTDFRLLCVNGRFVAATERRPASVVGDGYLTIAELIRQENRKPERLDSPTSPMSKIQVDEAMELCLEEQDLSLNSVIKKDRTVFLRKVANLSAGGMSIDATSTVHHDNIILAQDIAQHFRLTCLGIDVIAKNLSESWKSNNFAIIEINAAPGILMHLNPAVGESVDVPSHILETFFESGTDSRIPIMTFNKISVEELQETIDHILLQHPDWVVGAVCHDAVFVNRSKKVLRRDYNSNVQSLLRNPKLDLLIAEYPEDVIEEEGILYPGSNMVVLNNPTETEMVLVRDVFDGSTVVIKKENDVSIRRKGLIEDYSLGEDEPFTRVYLKEIGTIL; this is encoded by the coding sequence ATGATTCAAGAAAAAAGCACTAGTTTAGCCCGCATTAATGCTAGAAAAACTGATGTGTTCGATATTTTCAATCTCAGGCATTATATTGGGTCTAACCCTTATTTGGATAAAGGGGCGCTAGTATTTGATTTTTCTCTAGTCGAAAATAGAGAACCTCTGCCTATTGAAGATTATATTTCTCAAATTGGCGATCGCTATCCACATTTAGGCGAGCAAACCTACGAATCTTACGCTCATCTGTTTGCCAGAGTAGCGTCAGAAGTGGGAAAACTCGATATGGGTTTGCACCTCAACCACTGGGATATCAAGGTATGTCCCAAATTTGTGCGGATTTGCATCCAATCACTACATGAACGCACCAGCAGAGAAGTAGTTTACTTTGTTTGGGATTGGTTTGAAGCGATTACCCAAGACGAACGTTTCCTTTTTGACGAACGACTTGTAAAGCTACAAAGTCGATTCCGGCAATCTGTCTATGGTGGTCCTACAGTTTACGCTTTATTGCGAACAGCCTCCCAAAAAGGTATTCCCACTTTTTATTTGTGGGAAGAAGGATTGATGCAATATGGATTAGGGAAAAACCATGTCCGGGGTGTAGCGACGACATTTGACTGTGATAGTCATATAGATTCGGACTTCACCACCCGTAAAGATGACTGTAAAGCATTTTTACAAACCTTGGGTTTCCCCGTACCTGGGGGTGATATTGTCCTTTTTGAAAAGGAAGCTTTAGCATTAGCTAGAGAAATTGGCTACCCAGTAGCTGTCAAACCCGTAGTAGGTCATAAAGGAATTGGTGTTACCGCTGGTGTACAAGATGCAAAAGAACTTAAATCCGCCTACGATAGAGCATTAGCAGCAATTCCTGAAGACCAGCCAACACGGATAATTGTCGAAAAAAGTATTTCCGGAACAGACTTTCGTTTACTGTGTGTCAATGGTAGATTCGTCGCTGCTACAGAACGTCGTCCCGCATCAGTTGTTGGTGATGGCTACTTAACGATTGCAGAGTTGATTCGCCAAGAGAACCGCAAACCTGAACGTTTAGACTCACCGACTTCACCAATGAGTAAAATTCAGGTCGATGAGGCAATGGAACTCTGCCTAGAAGAACAAGATTTATCGTTGAATAGTGTAATCAAAAAAGACCGTACTGTTTTTCTTCGCAAAGTTGCTAATCTTTCTGCTGGAGGTATGAGCATTGATGCCACATCTACAGTTCACCACGATAATATTATCTTGGCACAAGATATTGCTCAACACTTCCGACTCACATGCTTAGGCATAGATGTAATTGCCAAAAATCTTTCGGAATCTTGGAAGTCTAATAACTTTGCCATCATAGAAATCAACGCAGCACCAGGTATTTTGATGCATCTTAATCCTGCGGTCGGTGAAAGTGTTGATGTACCCTCTCATATCCTCGAAACCTTTTTTGAGTCGGGTACAGATTCTAGGATACCGATTATGACATTTAATAAAATCTCCGTTGAGGAACTACAAGAAACAATTGACCATATTCTTTTACAGCATCCTGACTGGGTAGTAGGTGCTGTTTGTCATGATGCTGTTTTTGTAAATCGCTCAAAGAAAGTATTGCGTAGAGATTACAATAGCAATGTCCAAAGTTTGCTGCGTAATCCTAAACTGGATTTATTAATTGCCGAATATCCAGAAGATGTCATAGAGGAAGAAGGCATCCTTTACCCAGGAAGTAATATGGTAGTTTTGAATAATCCTACCGAAACAGAGATGGTTTTAGTGCGCGATGTCTTTGATGGTTCTACTGTGGTGATTAAGAAAGAAAACGATGTTTCAATCCGTCGCAAGGGACTAATTGAAGACTATAGTTTGGGAGAAGATGAACCGTTTACACGAGTTTATTTAAAAGAAATCGGCACGATTTTGTAA
- a CDS encoding cyanophycinase, with product MTENTTKRQLVIIGGAEDKEDDCHILREFVRRSGSTKANIVIMTAATELPREVGENYIRIFERLGAEDVRIIDTETRDDASSSTALGAIAKATGIFFTGGDQARITSILKGTEIDTAIHKRFSEGVVVAGTSAGAAVMPDKMIMEGDSQTNPRIEIVEMGPGLGFLPGVVIDQHFSQRGRLGRLISALIQEPAVLGFGIDENTAMVVTDSQIEVIGEGSVTIVDESDATYNNMGEILKDEPLAICGAKLHILPHGYKFDLNTRQPILNDNSIPNADVSVPVASISS from the coding sequence ATGACGGAAAATACAACAAAACGGCAGTTAGTAATTATTGGTGGAGCTGAAGATAAAGAAGATGATTGCCATATTTTACGTGAGTTTGTGCGACGTTCAGGCAGTACAAAGGCAAATATTGTGATTATGACAGCGGCGACAGAACTACCAAGAGAGGTAGGAGAGAACTATATTAGAATATTTGAGCGATTGGGAGCCGAGGATGTACGCATTATTGACACTGAAACCCGCGATGATGCATCTTCCTCAACAGCTTTAGGAGCGATCGCTAAAGCAACTGGTATATTTTTTACTGGGGGAGATCAAGCTCGTATTACTAGTATCCTAAAAGGTACTGAAATCGATACTGCAATTCACAAACGCTTCTCAGAAGGTGTAGTTGTTGCAGGTACAAGCGCTGGTGCTGCTGTAATGCCAGATAAAATGATTATGGAAGGTGACTCCCAAACAAACCCTCGCATAGAAATTGTGGAAATGGGGCCAGGTCTTGGTTTTTTACCAGGAGTGGTAATTGACCAACATTTTTCCCAGCGTGGACGTTTAGGACGCTTAATTTCAGCTTTAATTCAAGAACCTGCGGTTTTAGGATTTGGTATCGACGAAAATACAGCTATGGTAGTGACTGATAGCCAAATCGAAGTAATTGGAGAAGGTTCAGTAACAATAGTAGATGAGTCAGATGCTACATATAACAACATGGGCGAAATCTTAAAGGATGAACCTTTAGCAATTTGTGGAGCCAAGCTGCATATTTTACCACACGGTTATAAATTTGACCTCAATACCCGCCAGCCTATTCTCAATGACAACTCCATACCAAATGCAGATGTCTCTGTACCAGTTGCTTCCATCAGCAGCTAA
- a CDS encoding 3-deoxy-7-phosphoheptulonate synthase translates to MHNQLFNTNIKNSHVLLTPNEVKSKLPLTKSSEKLVLNYRKELEHILDFQDRRKFIVVGPCSIHDPKAALEYAEKLKALSEQVQDKLLLIMRVYFEKPRTTVGWKGLINDPDMDDSFHVENGLLIARSLLLKIIELGLPAGTEALDPIIPQYISELITWSAIGARTTESQTHREMASGLSMPVGFKNGTDGNIQVALNALHSAKSSHNFLGINHKGQVSVFQTRGNVYGHVILRGGNQPNFDVENVKLIEEKLKEANLPPRIVIDCSHGNTNKDYKLQANVLENVVEQIIDGNTSIVGMMLESNLYEGSQSITGKREDLKYGVSVTDKCINWEETEKIILAAHKKL, encoded by the coding sequence ATGCACAATCAATTATTTAACACTAACATCAAAAATTCTCACGTTTTATTAACACCTAATGAAGTAAAATCAAAACTGCCTTTAACAAAATCGTCTGAAAAATTAGTTTTAAACTACAGGAAAGAATTAGAACACATCCTAGATTTTCAAGATAGGAGAAAATTCATAGTAGTTGGCCCATGTTCAATTCATGACCCAAAAGCAGCGCTAGAATATGCTGAAAAACTAAAGGCTTTGTCTGAACAAGTTCAAGATAAATTATTGTTAATCATGCGGGTTTATTTTGAAAAACCCAGAACAACTGTAGGGTGGAAAGGATTAATTAACGATCCCGATATGGATGATTCTTTTCATGTCGAAAATGGTTTATTAATTGCCCGTAGCTTACTGTTAAAAATTATCGAATTGGGATTACCTGCTGGTACAGAAGCACTAGATCCAATCATACCCCAATATATTAGTGAATTAATTACATGGTCAGCCATTGGCGCACGTACAACTGAATCGCAAACTCATCGAGAAATGGCTAGTGGACTTTCGATGCCTGTGGGTTTTAAAAATGGTACTGATGGTAATATTCAAGTAGCTTTAAATGCGTTACATTCAGCCAAAAGCTCTCATAACTTTCTAGGCATTAATCATAAAGGGCAAGTAAGCGTCTTTCAAACTAGAGGCAATGTCTACGGTCATGTAATTTTACGCGGTGGCAATCAACCTAACTTTGATGTAGAAAATGTCAAACTAATAGAAGAAAAATTAAAAGAGGCTAATTTACCCCCTAGAATTGTCATTGACTGTAGTCACGGTAATACTAATAAAGACTACAAATTACAAGCTAATGTCTTAGAAAATGTTGTTGAACAAATAATAGATGGCAATACATCAATAGTTGGCATGATGTTGGAATCAAATTTATACGAAGGCAGTCAATCAATTACTGGTAAACGAGAAGACTTAAAATATGGTGTTTCTGTAACTGACAAATGTATCAACTGGGAAGAAACAGAAAAAATAATTTTAGCTGCCCACAAAAAGTTGTAA
- a CDS encoding type II toxin-antitoxin system VapC family toxin, which produces MGQLILPNAARIYVDTVTVIYAVEQTPTYGVLLNPLWHSLQARTLEVFSSELTLMETLVVPLRNSDTFLVDAYERLLRSPQMQLIPISQTILREAARLRASTPSLRTPDAIHIATATTSGCTQFLTNDRQLRTATNLFVVILDEVLTS; this is translated from the coding sequence ATGGGACAATTAATTCTGCCAAATGCTGCTCGTATATACGTCGATACCGTAACAGTTATTTACGCCGTCGAACAGACTCCAACTTATGGGGTGTTGCTAAATCCCCTATGGCATAGTCTTCAGGCGAGAACCCTTGAAGTCTTTAGCAGCGAACTAACTCTGATGGAAACCTTAGTTGTGCCACTGAGAAACTCGGATACATTTCTGGTTGATGCTTATGAGAGATTACTGCGATCGCCTCAAATGCAGTTGATTCCCATTAGTCAGACTATCTTGCGTGAAGCAGCAAGACTACGGGCAAGTACGCCTTCTTTGAGAACACCTGATGCCATTCATATTGCGACTGCTACAACATCTGGCTGCACTCAGTTTCTCACCAACGATCGCCAACTGAGGACAGCAACAAATTTATTCGTTGTGATTCTAGATGAGGTGCTGACATCATGA
- a CDS encoding DUF5615 family PIN-like protein gives MKFLVDAQLPVRLANFLRASNYDTIHTRDLPDKNATSDIDINTISIQQYRILITKDYDFVNSFLTVKQPYKLLLITTGNISNSELETLFSTNILSIIELFKHHSYIEISRETVIVHQ, from the coding sequence ATGAAATTTCTTGTTGATGCCCAGTTACCAGTCCGACTTGCAAATTTTCTTAGAGCCTCAAATTACGACACAATCCATACCAGAGATTTGCCAGACAAAAATGCTACATCAGATATTGATATTAATACTATATCAATTCAACAATATAGAATTTTAATCACTAAAGATTATGATTTTGTCAACTCTTTTTTAACAGTTAAGCAACCTTATAAGCTACTTTTAATCACAACGGGTAATATCAGTAATTCAGAATTAGAAACTCTTTTCTCCACTAATATTCTATCTATAATTGAACTATTTAAACACCATTCCTACATTGAAATAAGTCGAGAAACTGTTATTGTACATCAATAG
- a CDS encoding DUF433 domain-containing protein, producing the protein MNDTLLQRITLNPHICHGKPCIRGLRYPVEFILELLSSGMTTEQILADYDDLEYEDVLAVLLFAARLSQVKSIHKIAS; encoded by the coding sequence ATGAATGACACACTTCTACAACGTATCACTCTAAATCCTCATATTTGTCACGGAAAACCTTGTATTAGAGGACTTCGTTATCCAGTTGAATTTATTTTAGAACTGCTCAGCTCTGGCATGACTACTGAGCAAATATTGGCAGATTATGACGATTTAGAATATGAAGATGTTCTAGCTGTCTTGTTATTTGCAGCTCGACTTAGCCAAGTCAAAAGTATTCACAAAATCGCTTCATGA
- a CDS encoding ParA family protein translates to MGYIISTANMKGGVGKTTLTVNLATCLAKNHGKRVLVLDLDSQISATLSLMSPVDFAKRRKQSKTFRYLIDEVVNPGSQAELTIQDIIQSEVCNLPGLNLLPGDIDLYDEFVVSEMLHQQATALGEQDFETVWNRFERVLINNILKPVRQEYDFILLDCAPGYNLLTRSALAASDFYILPAKPEPLSVVGIQLLERRISQLKDSHEQEAKINIQMLGIVFSMATVNLLTGRYYKQVMHRVVEDFGVEKICKSQIPVDVNVAKAVDSFMPVVLNAPQSAGSKAFSQLTQELLQKL, encoded by the coding sequence ATGGGATATATAATTTCTACTGCAAATATGAAAGGCGGCGTAGGCAAAACTACTCTCACCGTCAATTTAGCTACTTGTTTGGCCAAAAATCATGGTAAACGAGTACTTGTACTTGACTTGGATAGTCAAATCAGCGCTACACTGAGTCTGATGTCGCCTGTAGATTTTGCCAAGCGTCGCAAGCAAAGTAAGACATTTAGATATTTAATAGACGAAGTTGTCAATCCAGGGTCACAAGCTGAGCTGACTATTCAAGATATCATCCAATCGGAAGTCTGTAATCTCCCAGGACTGAATTTATTACCAGGAGATATCGATTTGTATGATGAATTTGTGGTGTCAGAAATGCTGCACCAACAAGCAACGGCTTTAGGTGAACAGGATTTTGAAACAGTTTGGAATCGCTTTGAAAGAGTGTTGATCAATAATATTTTAAAACCAGTGCGTCAAGAGTATGATTTCATTCTTTTAGATTGTGCGCCTGGCTATAATTTATTGACTCGTAGTGCTTTAGCTGCCAGTGATTTCTACATTCTTCCCGCTAAACCCGAACCTTTATCTGTGGTGGGTATTCAATTGTTAGAAAGGCGTATTTCTCAGTTAAAAGATAGTCATGAACAAGAAGCTAAAATAAATATTCAAATGCTGGGAATTGTTTTTAGTATGGCTACTGTCAACTTATTAACTGGCAGATATTATAAACAAGTTATGCACCGTGTGGTTGAAGATTTTGGTGTAGAAAAAATTTGTAAGTCACAAATACCAGTTGATGTGAATGTTGCTAAGGCTGTTGATAGTTTTATGCCAGTAGTTTTGAATGCGCCTCAATCGGCTGGTTCTAAAGCATTTTCTCAGTTAACTCAGGAGTTATTACAAAAGTTGTAA
- a CDS encoding alpha-amylase family glycosyl hydrolase, translating into MASLIEFVLFAPRNKGAALVGSFSDGKEMLMSKDENGYFRTEVELEDGIYQYKFRVQTKSPNFAPDQWVDVIDPYATDINEKEKQGVVRIKDGQRIVDTYVWQHDDTPLSDIHELVIYELHVADFTNDDVGSDKKGKYKGVIEKLDYFCELGINAIELMPVNEYPGDYSWGYKVRHFFATESSYGLTEDLKNLIDKCHGRGIRVFMDGIYNHTDEECPLMLIDRNYWYYEHQHYPEDPDNYWGPEFNYNHYDEKLDIKPAWKYIGDVVRFWIEEYHIDGIRFDAVRQLANFEFLDWLAKQAKNSAEPKQFYNIAEHIPDTNTVVKPDGPLDACWHESFHYFMIPHICGESFELNNLKQVLDPQQQGYATATNVINYLATHDRDRLLRELGDRGIFNTTAFEIAKLAAVLLMTAKGIPMLWMGEEFGEYQEKSESVTQPQKITWSLLANKQNQDLWEYYKKLIILRRQTPAIQSDNIKFFHENADAKVLGYVRWHEWGSQIVVVANFSNQHLTKYHIPEFPTIHSWRDWFTNSEVEIGNSGMITNLPSHAAKIFISH; encoded by the coding sequence ATGGCAAGCTTAATTGAATTTGTTTTGTTTGCTCCTCGTAACAAAGGAGCTGCCTTAGTTGGCTCTTTTTCTGATGGAAAAGAGATGCTAATGTCAAAAGATGAAAATGGTTATTTCAGAACTGAAGTAGAACTAGAAGACGGTATTTATCAATATAAATTTCGTGTGCAAACGAAAAGCCCCAATTTTGCACCAGATCAATGGGTAGATGTGATTGATCCCTACGCAACAGATATTAATGAAAAAGAAAAACAAGGTGTAGTCAGGATTAAAGATGGTCAACGTATTGTTGATACTTATGTTTGGCAGCACGATGACACACCATTGAGTGATATTCATGAATTAGTCATTTATGAACTACATGTTGCTGACTTTACAAATGACGATGTCGGCTCAGATAAAAAAGGCAAATATAAAGGTGTAATTGAAAAATTAGATTATTTCTGTGAATTAGGAATTAATGCAATTGAATTAATGCCAGTCAATGAATATCCAGGCGATTATAGCTGGGGCTATAAAGTACGACACTTCTTTGCAACAGAATCCAGTTATGGCTTGACAGAAGACTTAAAAAACTTAATTGACAAATGTCATGGTAGAGGCATTCGGGTTTTCATGGATGGAATTTACAACCATACAGATGAAGAATGTCCATTAATGCTAATTGATCGTAATTATTGGTACTACGAGCATCAGCATTATCCAGAAGACCCTGATAATTATTGGGGGCCAGAATTTAACTATAATCATTACGACGAGAAGCTAGATATTAAGCCTGCATGGAAATATATCGGTGATGTTGTACGATTTTGGATTGAAGAGTATCACATTGATGGCATTCGTTTTGATGCAGTTCGTCAATTAGCTAACTTTGAATTTCTCGACTGGCTAGCTAAACAAGCGAAAAATAGTGCTGAACCTAAGCAGTTTTATAACATTGCCGAACATATTCCCGATACCAACACTGTAGTAAAACCAGATGGACCATTAGATGCTTGCTGGCATGAAAGTTTTCACTACTTCATGATTCCACATATTTGTGGAGAGTCATTTGAGTTAAACAATCTTAAGCAAGTTTTAGATCCTCAACAACAAGGTTACGCCACTGCTACCAATGTAATCAATTATCTGGCAACTCACGATCGCGATCGCCTGTTGCGAGAATTAGGCGATCGCGGTATTTTTAATACAACTGCATTTGAAATAGCTAAATTAGCAGCAGTTCTATTAATGACCGCCAAAGGTATACCCATGTTGTGGATGGGAGAAGAGTTTGGTGAATATCAAGAAAAAAGTGAAAGCGTAACTCAGCCGCAGAAGATTACATGGTCTTTATTGGCAAACAAGCAAAATCAGGACTTATGGGAATATTACAAAAAACTCATTATCTTACGTCGGCAAACTCCAGCCATACAAAGTGACAACATCAAATTTTTTCACGAAAATGCAGACGCTAAAGTCCTAGGATACGTCCGCTGGCATGAGTGGGGTTCTCAGATTGTAGTTGTAGCCAATTTTTCTAATCAGCATTTAACCAAATATCATATTCCGGAATTTCCCACTATTCATTCTTGGAGAGATTGGTTTACCAACTCTGAAGTAGAAATCGGAAACAGTGGTATGATTACCAACTTGCCCAGCCACGCAGCCAAGATATTCATATCCCATTGA
- a CDS encoding tetratricopeptide repeat protein, giving the protein MSENRSPEEILQSILRNVQVGGNLTTGDITQILNLLVIIQQPEVFKPKETPQNIPRGNVVKFVGRAEALVSLHDKLQNGNQVVVAAIEGMGGVGKTELATQYALIHLLLNTYPGGICWLRARDEDIGLQILQFAIAKLGLKPPEDWDVLQQVDFCWSRWHDGDVLVVLDDVTDYAKVEDYLPPQSPRFKLLITTRLQLDFPQSFTLDVLSESAAVELLQEWVGGEKVAQELGEAKEICERLGYLPLALNLVGRYVKKRKISLAEMLRRLEAKKLVHESLARDEKDKTWTLNVKWGVIAAFELSWDDLSDDAQELAVLLSLFALAPIPWSLVESVETGKDAEELEDSRVELESLHLLQDKEGYKLHQLIREFFQLKQGDFNQVEEFKRSLCGVMVGVAKNIPSYPTVEQIQNVTPAIPHLAEVANNLIQYVSDDRLIWAFIGNARFYYGQGLYDKVALWYEQCLEITKKRLGEEHPDVAISLSNIANLYRDQGRYSEAETRFIEALALMHKLLGSEHIDVAISLNNLGLLYSNQGRYSEAETRFIEALALARKLVGEENFHVATGLNNLAQLYCDQGKYSEAEPLHIEALALRRKLVGEEHPDVAQSLNNLAFLYNFQGRYSEAETRFIEALALMHKLLGAEHLDVAAGLNNLAAFYNSQGRYSEAEPLLLEALAIIRNLLGEEHPKVATSLNNLAYLYTYQGRYSEAEPLHIQVVALRRKVLGEEHPELAISLNNLAGLYSFQGKYSEAESFLIEALALYRKLLGEEHPYFATILNNLAELYCNQGKYSEAESLHIQALVLRLKLLGGEHIDVATSFNNLANLYRYQGKYSEAEPLYVQTLALWRKLLGEEHPYFATILNNLAGLYRVQGRYSEAEPLYIKALALSCKLLGEENPDVATGLNNLAVLYDSQGRYNEAEPLYVKTLALWRKLLGEEHPDVATSLNNLAGLYHSQGRYSEAESLCIQALDIFEQQLGVNHPDAVTTRRNLAFLRDRLNSQQ; this is encoded by the coding sequence ATGAGTGAAAATCGCAGCCCAGAAGAAATTTTACAGAGCATTCTGCGGAATGTCCAAGTAGGTGGCAATCTGACGACAGGCGATATCACCCAAATCTTGAATTTACTGGTGATTATTCAACAGCCAGAGGTTTTCAAGCCAAAGGAAACGCCGCAAAATATTCCCCGTGGTAACGTAGTCAAGTTTGTTGGACGTGCTGAGGCTTTAGTTAGTCTCCATGACAAGCTACAAAACGGTAATCAAGTGGTGGTTGCGGCGATTGAGGGTATGGGAGGAGTGGGGAAAACAGAGTTAGCAACTCAGTACGCGCTAATTCACCTGCTACTCAACACTTATCCTGGTGGTATCTGTTGGTTACGCGCTAGAGATGAAGATATTGGACTTCAAATCTTGCAGTTTGCTATAGCTAAGTTAGGCTTAAAACCGCCAGAAGATTGGGATGTACTACAGCAAGTTGATTTCTGTTGGTCACGCTGGCATGATGGCGATGTGTTGGTGGTGTTGGATGATGTCACCGACTACGCCAAGGTAGAAGACTATTTACCACCACAATCACCCAGGTTTAAACTGCTAATTACCACCAGATTACAGTTAGATTTTCCCCAATCATTCACTCTGGATGTGTTAAGTGAGTCCGCAGCAGTGGAACTTTTACAAGAGTGGGTGGGAGGAGAAAAAGTCGCGCAGGAATTAGGTGAGGCGAAGGAAATTTGTGAACGTTTAGGTTATTTACCTTTGGCGTTGAACTTGGTGGGTAGGTATGTAAAGAAGCGGAAAATCTCTTTAGCGGAAATGTTGCGGAGGTTAGAAGCAAAAAAGTTAGTTCATGAGTCTTTAGCACGGGATGAAAAAGACAAAACTTGGACGCTAAATGTCAAATGGGGTGTGATTGCTGCTTTTGAGTTAAGTTGGGATGATTTAAGTGATGATGCTCAGGAATTAGCTGTTTTACTGAGTTTATTTGCTTTAGCTCCGATTCCCTGGAGTTTGGTAGAAAGTGTAGAAACTGGGAAAGATGCTGAAGAGTTGGAAGATAGTAGAGTTGAGTTAGAGAGTTTGCATCTGCTTCAAGATAAGGAAGGCTACAAACTACATCAACTGATTCGGGAATTTTTTCAACTCAAGCAGGGTGACTTTAATCAGGTGGAGGAATTTAAGCGATCGCTTTGCGGGGTAATGGTAGGGGTTGCTAAAAATATTCCTTCATATCCCACAGTTGAACAAATTCAGAATGTCACTCCAGCAATCCCTCATTTAGCTGAGGTAGCGAATAATCTCATTCAGTACGTCAGCGATGATCGTTTAATTTGGGCATTTATTGGCAACGCTAGATTTTATTATGGTCAAGGACTGTATGACAAAGTTGCGCTTTGGTATGAGCAGTGTCTAGAAATCACTAAAAAACGTTTGGGAGAAGAACATCCAGATGTCGCTATTAGCCTCAGCAACATAGCTAATCTCTACCGTGACCAAGGTAGATACAGCGAAGCCGAAACCCGATTCATCGAAGCTTTGGCTCTCATGCACAAACTGTTAGGATCAGAACATATCGATGTCGCCATTAGCCTCAACAACTTGGGGTTACTTTACTCTAACCAAGGCAGATACAGCGAAGCCGAAACCCGATTCATCGAAGCTTTGGCTCTCGCACGCAAGCTGGTGGGCGAAGAAAATTTTCATGTCGCCACTGGTCTCAACAACTTAGCACAACTCTACTGCGACCAAGGCAAATATAGCGAAGCTGAACCCCTTCACATCGAAGCTTTGGCTCTCAGGCGCAAGCTGGTGGGCGAAGAACATCCCGATGTTGCACAAAGCCTCAATAACCTGGCGTTTCTCTACAACTTTCAAGGTAGATACAGCGAAGCTGAAACCCGATTCATTGAAGCTTTGGCTCTGATGCACAAACTGTTAGGAGCAGAACATCTCGATGTCGCTGCTGGACTCAATAACTTAGCAGCATTCTACAACTCTCAAGGCAGATACAGCGAAGCCGAACCTCTTCTGCTCGAAGCATTGGCAATTATACGCAACTTGTTAGGAGAAGAACATCCCAAGGTTGCCACTAGCCTTAATAACTTAGCGTATCTCTACACTTACCAAGGCAGATACAGCGAAGCTGAACCCCTTCATATCCAAGTTGTGGCACTAAGGCGCAAAGTTTTGGGCGAAGAACATCCAGAACTCGCCATTAGCCTCAACAACTTAGCTGGACTTTATTCCTTCCAAGGTAAATACAGCGAAGCTGAATCCTTTCTTATCGAAGCTTTGGCACTGTACCGCAAGCTGCTGGGAGAAGAACACCCATATTTCGCCACTATCCTCAATAACCTAGCAGAACTTTACTGTAACCAAGGTAAATACAGCGAAGCTGAATCCCTTCATATTCAAGCTTTGGTACTCAGGCTTAAACTGCTGGGTGGAGAACATATTGATGTCGCTACTAGTTTCAATAATCTAGCCAATCTCTACCGTTACCAAGGTAAATATAGCGAAGCCGAACCCCTATATGTCCAAACTTTGGCACTTTGGCGCAAACTGCTGGGCGAAGAACACCCATATTTCGCCACTATCCTCAACAACCTTGCGGGACTCTACCGTGTCCAAGGTAGATACAGCGAAGCTGAACCCCTATACATCAAAGCTTTAGCACTTAGCTGCAAGCTGCTAGGCGAAGAAAATCCTGATGTCGCCACTGGCCTCAACAACCTTGCAGTATTGTACGACTCCCAAGGCAGATACAACGAAGCTGAACCTCTATACGTCAAAACTTTGGCACTTTGGCGCAAACTGCTGGGCGAAGAACATCCCGATGTCGCCACTAGCCTCAACAATCTTGCGGGACTCTACCATTCCCAGGGCAGATACAGCGAAGCCGAATCTTTATGCATCCAGGCTTTAGATATTTTTGAGCAACAGTTAGGAGTGAATCATCCTGATGCTGTTACTACTCGTAGAAATTTAGCATTTTTGCGCGATCGCCTCAACTCACAACAGTAA
- a CDS encoding type II toxin-antitoxin system RelE/ParE family toxin yields the protein MSRYILSAAAKQDLKDIKNYISRLNLGAASRFLDAFEEKCLLLADFPELGRNREELAPNLRSLPVDNQVIFYRPIKNGIQVERVLSGYRDLEDIFHENQDV from the coding sequence ATGAGTAGATATATTTTAAGTGCTGCTGCCAAGCAAGATTTAAAAGATATAAAAAACTATATAAGCAGACTTAATTTAGGTGCAGCTAGTCGTTTTCTTGATGCTTTTGAGGAAAAGTGTCTTTTATTAGCAGATTTTCCTGAACTTGGGCGTAACCGTGAGGAACTAGCACCTAATTTACGTAGTTTGCCAGTGGATAATCAAGTCATTTTTTACCGCCCGATTAAAAATGGTATCCAAGTAGAGAGGGTTTTGAGTGGATATCGAGATTTAGAAGATATTTTTCACGAGAATCAGGATGTATAA